One Microcoleus sp. bin38.metabat.b11b12b14.051 DNA segment encodes these proteins:
- a CDS encoding alpha-mannosidase translates to MDDLTAEGAEGAEGGVSVAFSEVAENHHGTSIYIGETGDIAFLHQARHSPANQQSAITNQQLPISNYQSRPDSLKVCQKSIYIGKIYLVGHAHLDLAWLWPVPETWEAAERTFESVLKLQSEFPDLIFCHSTPALYAWMEEHRPDLFAAIQKQVAAGCWEVVGGMWVEPDLNLISAESMVRQVFYGQRYAKEKFGELMRVAWLPDTFGFGWQLPQILRQGGVDYFVTQKLRWNDTTEFPYGAFGWEGLDGTTIFSMMSGAIGESVESVKMASYAFDWQVKTNLLDALWLPGVGDHGGGPTRDMLEVAKRWKLSPFFPKLHFAKAVDYLSLIESQFLSPVADSQSQSSISQPPTQENLHITEVAENLSSDIAKEGGAENSTTLPASQTTSPEYGESFQLGKTADNLVASGGNFSGEMSELKPEYLDLPAEIHNEKSQLPNSPHLPLPHAPILPIWKDELYLEFHRGCYTTRADQKRQNRRCEELLYQAELLSAIATICTGAVYPRSELESAWKQILFNQFHDILPGSAIAQVYTDANLAFAEVDHACRHILLQSLDAIAARISLPAPPQPDAQPIFVFNTLNWSRSQVVAVPLPDSSSAWQIYDLCPHRLTSQILAGDRESLPFTILFSASDIPAIGYRVFWLCREVQTVDRPPVSSATEKNTELSKLTYGIAQKNTPCQETHFVAPEIILENELIRAIVDAETGNLSSIWDKVNQREVLNAAGGNQLQAFQDSGQYWDAWNIDPNYQQHPLPAPLLKEISWVERGEVRQSLRVVVQIGKSEFRQYYTVEKGSPLLKIKTVADWQETHVLVKTAFGLNVEADFATCEIPGGAIARSTKPQTPAEKAKWEVPILRWTDISNDGFGVSLLNDCKYGCDIQPNQIRLTLLRGSTWPDEAADRGVSEFTCAVYPHAGNWQDAGTVRRGYELNLPLLVKVLPKLGENQNPTLPAVGKFLDLAAQNLVLMAFKQSEDNPNVWILRCGESEGKEAVLELDSDLGLQISESVDLLERPANLSEKLLQGRGFKIEPWKIASFAVVMNREGAKDAKEEGKGITDNFKI, encoded by the coding sequence TTGCCAGAAATCTATATATATAGGTAAAATTTATTTGGTTGGTCACGCTCATTTAGACTTAGCTTGGTTGTGGCCGGTACCGGAAACTTGGGAAGCAGCAGAGCGAACTTTTGAGTCGGTATTGAAATTGCAATCTGAGTTTCCCGATTTGATTTTTTGTCATTCAACTCCGGCGCTTTATGCTTGGATGGAAGAGCACCGCCCGGATTTATTTGCTGCGATTCAGAAACAGGTAGCTGCGGGTTGTTGGGAAGTTGTTGGCGGGATGTGGGTTGAACCGGATTTAAACTTGATTTCGGCTGAGTCGATGGTGCGACAAGTTTTTTACGGACAGCGTTATGCGAAAGAAAAGTTTGGGGAATTGATGCGGGTGGCTTGGCTACCGGATACTTTTGGTTTTGGATGGCAATTACCCCAGATTTTGCGGCAAGGTGGAGTTGATTATTTTGTGACGCAAAAGTTGCGCTGGAATGATACGACGGAATTTCCCTACGGTGCCTTTGGCTGGGAAGGGTTGGACGGTACTACAATATTTAGCATGATGTCTGGTGCGATCGGCGAAAGTGTAGAATCTGTAAAAATGGCAAGTTACGCTTTTGATTGGCAAGTTAAAACTAATTTACTGGATGCTCTTTGGTTGCCGGGAGTTGGCGACCACGGCGGCGGCCCGACTCGCGATATGCTAGAGGTGGCGAAACGCTGGAAATTGTCGCCTTTTTTCCCGAAGTTGCATTTTGCTAAAGCAGTTGATTATCTATCTTTGATTGAAAGTCAGTTTTTGTCACCAGTGGCGGATTCCCAGTCTCAATCCTCTATTTCGCAACCGCCAACTCAGGAAAATTTACATATTACTGAAGTCGCCGAAAATTTGTCGTCAGATATCGCTAAGGAAGGTGGCGCCGAAAATTCGACAACTTTACCCGCAAGTCAAACGACATCGCCCGAATACGGGGAAAGTTTTCAACTTGGGAAGACAGCCGATAATTTGGTGGCGTCAGGCGGTAATTTTTCCGGCGAAATGTCGGAATTAAAGCCTGAATACCTTGATTTGCCAGCAGAGATTCACAACGAAAAATCTCAACTACCAAATTCTCCCCATCTCCCTCTCCCTCACGCCCCTATTCTCCCGATTTGGAAAGACGAACTTTATTTAGAGTTCCATCGAGGCTGCTACACGACTCGCGCCGACCAAAAACGCCAAAACCGCCGCTGTGAAGAATTGCTTTATCAAGCGGAATTGCTGTCTGCGATCGCCACAATTTGCACTGGTGCGGTTTATCCTCGATCCGAGCTAGAATCAGCTTGGAAACAAATTTTGTTTAACCAGTTTCACGATATTTTGCCCGGTTCTGCGATCGCCCAGGTCTACACTGATGCTAATCTAGCCTTTGCCGAGGTCGATCACGCTTGTCGCCACATCCTGCTACAATCTTTAGATGCCATCGCAGCTCGAATTTCTCTGCCTGCTCCACCGCAGCCGGACGCTCAACCGATTTTTGTTTTCAATACTCTCAATTGGTCGCGATCGCAGGTTGTCGCCGTACCGCTTCCCGATTCCTCCTCGGCTTGGCAAATTTACGATTTGTGCCCACACCGCCTGACTTCACAGATTCTCGCGGGCGATCGAGAGTCATTGCCCTTTACAATTTTATTCTCTGCCAGTGACATCCCGGCGATCGGCTACCGCGTGTTTTGGCTCTGTCGGGAAGTTCAAACTGTCGATCGTCCGCCTGTAAGCTCAGCCACGGAAAAAAACACAGAGTTATCAAAACTTACATACGGTATAGCACAAAAAAACACGCCTTGTCAAGAAACGCATTTTGTAGCCCCAGAAATCATCTTAGAAAATGAACTTATTCGGGCAATAGTAGACGCAGAAACTGGCAACTTATCCAGCATTTGGGATAAAGTAAATCAACGAGAAGTCCTGAATGCAGCCGGAGGCAATCAACTGCAAGCCTTTCAAGACAGCGGCCAATATTGGGATGCTTGGAACATCGATCCGAATTATCAACAACATCCATTACCCGCGCCGCTACTCAAAGAAATTTCTTGGGTAGAGCGGGGAGAAGTGCGACAGAGTTTGCGCGTGGTTGTGCAAATTGGTAAATCGGAGTTTCGCCAATATTATACAGTAGAGAAAGGTTCGCCGCTGCTGAAAATTAAGACAGTTGCAGATTGGCAAGAAACTCACGTATTAGTAAAAACAGCCTTCGGATTAAATGTAGAAGCAGATTTTGCAACGTGCGAAATTCCCGGCGGCGCGATCGCGCGATCGACAAAACCGCAGACACCCGCCGAAAAAGCCAAATGGGAAGTACCGATTTTGCGCTGGACAGATATCAGCAATGACGGTTTTGGAGTGAGTTTGCTTAACGATTGCAAATACGGCTGCGACATTCAACCGAATCAAATTAGGCTGACTTTGCTCCGGGGTTCGACTTGGCCCGATGAAGCGGCCGATCGAGGAGTCAGCGAATTTACTTGTGCAGTCTATCCTCACGCTGGAAATTGGCAGGATGCCGGCACAGTTCGGCGCGGGTACGAGTTGAATTTGCCACTGTTGGTAAAGGTACTGCCGAAGTTGGGGGAAAATCAAAATCCGACTCTACCCGCAGTTGGCAAGTTCCTAGATTTAGCAGCCCAAAATCTAGTGTTGATGGCATTTAAACAGTCGGAAGACAATCCGAATGTGTGGATTTTGCGCTGTGGTGAATCCGAGGGGAAAGAAGCCGTGCTAGAGTTGGATAGCGATTTGGGATTACAGATTTCCGAGTCAGTGGATTTGCTAGAAAGACCTGCAAATTTGTCTGAAAAGTTGCTTCAAGGGCGAGGTTTTAAAATAGAACCTTGGAAAATAGCCAGTTTTGCTGTTGTAATGAACCGCGAAGGCGCTAAGGACGCGAAGGAAGAGGGGAAGGGAATAACGGATAATTTCAAAATCTAA
- a CDS encoding PAS domain S-box protein: MFAKKSNSSNPETNNSRLTGTGGELAATKVSCRPEVEKDWYRNLYENFPGIYFVVDALGRVFSLNQFGEARLGYRSQELMCHSIFNIFYCQEQGKMQAEFARLGHPKNGKSTPQVACWEGRLTCKDGRIVWVKATARVWATADWKIEENSDSVGNFQRPAVLLVCEEIKPTAPVAAPPQQRRKGRSPVWAIAKLAKSQIKERNNIEQFIREVTETAISIVNCDRASIWLYGEDKTQLHCIDLYEHNTKLHSVQIIITAADCPAYFQALNSATPIATVAAENDPRTRELAGLYFAGRGTTSLLNVPIVLAGQRLGIVSAERHGATREWTEEEHEFTQILAEFVSSSLSASESLKLEAMRREQQQNLLSQYYDQLEERVQRRTAELKKTNTKLEQEIIKRKQAEAEMRRQQQEQQIIFDSLPAMIWYKDTDSRLLRINQAAAASRGLPPAQLEGKSFYEIYPDEAEQYYLEDLEVIKSGVAKLGKVELLPTASGQKCWVRTDKIPYRDETGKVAGVIMFAVDITDLVKVEKELREYRDRLSEKVEKRTAMYRQAMAALYSANTQLQQLINNSYSEENGSSTAAARLLESEAYFEAVAVADRDTILSVSSAFAELFGYEPGEMAGMSLLELLSPKSYKQGPQMISAPSNTVCETIFLRRDGTAFPADVRSKFAVWEGRLVQVKAVRNLTERKLIAAELERSRSLLDAILEATADGILAVSTAGELISFNEKLVQMWGIHEEVRTSMDRTVRLTFLTKQVKDPRAFLQRVKEIYNDAESNGCDILDFKDGRTFERYTQPIRVGQNIIGRVWRFRDITSREKVTAMLGDSQRRFRAIFDSSFQFVSLLKPDGTLLEANQTSLDFAGIKLRDVANRPFWQGPWWGVSQEVREQLQEAISRSAKGELVRYEVEFKGAHRTATIDFSLKPVADETGKIVLLLPEGRDITESKQVQVALRQQVERERLIAQIQSRIRSSLDIKDILNTTVAEVREFLATDRVIIFRFRPDWNGDVVVESVAEGWMPLMGMAIEDCCFANTYIGQYLKGRIRSVEDIHASNFAECHINFLAECQVKANLVVPIVQQGIENRNGNPTCQVPKLWGLLIAHHCSAPREWQQFDMDLLSQLATQVAIAIEQSLLYQQLAAANLRLDGLANLDSLTQLANRRRFDEVINREWEHSSSTEPLSLILCDIDCFKLYNDNYGHQAGDACLQRVARAIGESCTNVPSERLYLAARYGGEEFAVILPNTDIATAQAIAEVIRQRVKALAIPHLKSVVTDCVTLSMGVAMISENQNSPKMLIEAADKALYRAKSGGRDRVVS, from the coding sequence GTGTTTGCTAAAAAAAGTAATTCAAGCAACCCAGAAACGAACAATTCTCGCTTGACAGGCACGGGCGGCGAACTCGCCGCTACCAAAGTTTCCTGCAGGCCAGAAGTTGAAAAGGATTGGTATCGAAATCTGTACGAAAATTTTCCGGGCATTTACTTCGTTGTAGATGCTTTGGGAAGAGTTTTTTCGCTGAATCAATTCGGCGAGGCTCGTCTCGGCTACAGGTCCCAAGAATTAATGTGTCATTCAATTTTTAACATATTTTACTGCCAAGAGCAAGGGAAAATGCAGGCAGAATTTGCGAGATTGGGACATCCCAAAAATGGTAAGTCAACTCCACAAGTTGCGTGTTGGGAAGGCCGCTTGACTTGCAAAGATGGCCGAATTGTTTGGGTGAAAGCAACCGCGCGGGTCTGGGCGACTGCGGACTGGAAAATAGAGGAAAATAGCGATTCAGTTGGCAATTTCCAACGACCGGCTGTACTGTTGGTCTGCGAAGAAATTAAACCGACTGCGCCAGTAGCAGCCCCGCCCCAGCAAAGGCGAAAGGGAAGGAGTCCAGTTTGGGCGATCGCCAAATTAGCCAAAAGTCAAATTAAAGAACGCAACAATATAGAACAATTCATCCGCGAAGTAACAGAAACTGCTATCAGTATTGTCAACTGCGATCGAGCCAGCATTTGGCTCTACGGCGAAGACAAAACGCAGCTTCACTGCATCGACCTCTACGAACACAATACTAAGTTACATTCCGTACAAATCATCATTACAGCAGCCGACTGTCCCGCGTATTTTCAAGCCTTGAATTCTGCCACCCCGATCGCGACGGTGGCGGCCGAAAATGACCCGAGAACCCGAGAACTTGCCGGCCTTTATTTTGCAGGTCGAGGCACGACTTCCCTGTTAAACGTACCGATTGTACTGGCTGGTCAAAGGTTGGGAATAGTCAGCGCCGAACGTCACGGTGCCACCCGCGAGTGGACAGAAGAAGAACATGAATTTACCCAAATATTAGCAGAATTTGTCTCGTCAAGTTTGTCAGCTAGCGAAAGTTTAAAATTAGAAGCAATGCGGCGAGAACAGCAGCAAAACTTGCTCAGTCAATACTACGATCAACTAGAAGAAAGAGTACAAAGACGCACCGCAGAACTCAAAAAAACTAACACTAAACTGGAACAAGAAATAATCAAAAGAAAGCAAGCAGAAGCAGAAATGCGCCGCCAGCAGCAAGAACAGCAAATTATCTTTGATTCCCTGCCGGCAATGATTTGGTACAAAGATACGGACAGCCGCCTGCTGCGGATCAATCAAGCCGCCGCTGCATCGAGAGGTTTGCCGCCTGCTCAATTAGAAGGAAAATCTTTTTATGAAATCTATCCAGACGAAGCAGAGCAATATTATTTAGAAGATTTAGAAGTAATCAAGTCCGGTGTTGCCAAACTGGGAAAAGTCGAACTGCTGCCAACAGCTTCTGGTCAAAAATGCTGGGTGCGTACAGATAAAATACCTTACCGCGACGAAACAGGTAAAGTAGCTGGCGTCATCATGTTTGCGGTAGATATTACCGATCTAGTTAAAGTAGAAAAAGAATTGCGAGAATATCGCGATCGCCTGTCGGAAAAAGTCGAGAAACGCACTGCCATGTACAGACAGGCAATGGCGGCTTTGTACTCGGCAAACACGCAACTGCAACAGCTAATTAACAACAGCTATTCTGAGGAAAATGGCAGCAGCACAGCAGCAGCACGCCTGCTGGAATCTGAAGCTTATTTTGAAGCAGTTGCCGTGGCAGACCGCGACACAATTTTGAGCGTCAGCAGCGCATTTGCCGAGCTGTTCGGTTACGAACCCGGAGAAATGGCGGGAATGAGCTTGCTAGAACTACTGTCGCCGAAATCTTACAAACAGGGGCCGCAAATGATTTCTGCACCCAGCAATACAGTCTGCGAAACGATTTTTCTCAGGCGGGACGGAACTGCTTTTCCCGCTGACGTTCGCAGCAAATTTGCAGTTTGGGAAGGTCGTTTGGTGCAGGTAAAAGCAGTGCGGAATCTCACGGAACGCAAATTAATCGCCGCAGAATTAGAACGATCGCGCTCTTTGCTGGACGCTATCCTAGAAGCCACAGCCGACGGCATTCTCGCCGTGAGTACGGCGGGAGAACTGATTAGTTTTAACGAAAAGTTAGTTCAAATGTGGGGGATTCATGAAGAAGTTAGAACTTCAATGGATAGAACGGTGCGGCTGACATTTCTCACCAAGCAAGTTAAAGATCCGAGGGCATTTTTGCAGAGAGTTAAAGAAATTTATAACGATGCGGAGTCAAACGGCTGCGATATTCTCGATTTTAAAGACGGCCGGACTTTTGAGCGCTACACGCAGCCGATTCGAGTCGGACAAAATATTATTGGCAGGGTGTGGCGCTTCCGCGATATTACTTCTCGCGAAAAGGTGACGGCAATGTTGGGAGATTCTCAACGGCGCTTTCGGGCGATTTTTGATTCTTCTTTCCAATTTGTTAGCCTCCTGAAACCGGACGGCACTCTGCTGGAAGCTAACCAAACTTCTCTGGATTTCGCCGGAATTAAGCTGCGGGATGTGGCAAATCGCCCGTTTTGGCAGGGGCCTTGGTGGGGAGTTTCTCAGGAAGTTCGGGAACAGTTGCAAGAGGCGATTTCTCGATCGGCAAAAGGTGAATTAGTTCGCTATGAAGTGGAATTTAAAGGCGCGCACCGCACGGCAACTATTGATTTTTCTCTCAAGCCGGTGGCTGATGAAACTGGTAAAATTGTCTTGTTGCTGCCCGAAGGTCGAGATATTACTGAAAGCAAGCAGGTGCAAGTAGCCCTGCGCCAGCAAGTTGAGCGGGAACGCCTGATTGCCCAGATTCAATCTCGCATCCGTTCTTCTCTGGATATCAAAGATATTCTCAATACTACAGTAGCGGAAGTACGGGAGTTTTTGGCAACGGATCGCGTGATTATTTTCCGCTTCCGACCGGATTGGAACGGCGATGTTGTGGTGGAGTCGGTGGCGGAGGGGTGGATGCCGCTGATGGGTATGGCAATTGAGGATTGTTGTTTTGCTAATACTTATATCGGACAGTATTTGAAGGGTAGAATTCGATCGGTGGAAGACATTCACGCTTCTAATTTTGCCGAGTGCCACATCAATTTTTTGGCCGAGTGTCAGGTGAAAGCAAATTTGGTGGTACCCATCGTGCAGCAGGGAATCGAAAACCGCAACGGCAATCCTACTTGTCAAGTGCCGAAGCTGTGGGGTTTGCTGATTGCCCACCACTGTTCTGCACCCCGCGAGTGGCAGCAGTTTGACATGGATTTGCTCAGTCAGTTGGCTACTCAGGTGGCGATCGCGATCGAGCAATCTTTACTTTACCAGCAGCTAGCTGCTGCCAACCTGCGGTTGGACGGGTTGGCGAATTTAGACAGTCTGACTCAGCTAGCTAACCGCCGCCGATTTGACGAGGTGATCAATCGGGAATGGGAACACTCAAGCAGTACCGAACCGCTATCTTTGATCCTGTGCGACATTGACTGTTTTAAACTTTACAACGACAATTACGGCCACCAAGCCGGGGATGCTTGCTTGCAGCGAGTGGCGCGGGCGATCGGCGAAAGTTGCACGAACGTACCCTCAGAACGCCTTTATTTAGCCGCTAGGTACGGCGGTGAGGAATTTGCGGTAATTTTGCCAAATACGGATATCGCGACCGCACAGGCGATCGCCGAGGTAATCCGCCAGCGTGTCAAAGCTTTGGCAATTCCCCACCTCAAGTCTGTTGTCACCGATTGCGTGACTCTCAGCATGGGGGTAGCGATGATTTCGGAAAATCAAAATTCCCCCAAGATGTTGATTGAAGCTGCGGATAAGGCGCTGTATCGGGCTAAGTCTGGCGGGCGCGATCGGGTTGTCAGTTGA
- a CDS encoding tetratricopeptide repeat protein: protein MVAEFLVDLESAQTYFVKGNRLKDAGNLDRAIENYQKALEFNPKDAEINQKLAEVYVVQGEFDRAIAQCNLAIKFQPNFAAAYLTAGNALHAQDKLEMAIKVYSQALQINPQFAEASANLGSMYYKLGQLAQAVNYYQKAVAINPRLCSVHLMLASVLQQQGKLDAAIACCQKVLQLQPGDASAAEQLSSLIAQQQQPTTDSKFLELETEFDEEKPVSVNKDEGYGLQPSSLNLPPVGTPENLNTAFTNPAEVSEQVTSLNVPDSTQVANFQEVQQYKKLAENFLVKGKIQEAIAACHQALKIRPDFIHAYVTLGNALQAGGKLEAAIRSYSQALELQPNFAEVRANIGSMYFKMGRLAEAIAHYQEAIALSPDLAGAHWNLGKVYHKHGNVEAAIACFQRTSELNPQLVGADFHFNLGNRLFGQGKRDEAIDSYSKAIAIKPDWAEAYANIGSARSQQGNLDAAIAAYQQAVALKPELEVLHFNLGNSFLQQCKYEEAIANYQNTLKIKPDWPEVHANLGSCFSMQGRLEEALASYQQALALKPDWAEVYCRMGHIQKQDKPLEAIAYFEKAIECNPKFSEAHQQLCDLLSHSTNLAGARNVADKYCEFCGDNAPVMSATAYVFSYLQSGVSKQAIEKLEEIEKLCYEKVETFSVIELKLLYEIFLFAVSHLRDNRDKNASFYRLIAKEYYKKAVPQRYKPNKIKSANSLTKQQPLKIGFLSKHFRRHSVGWCSEALIRELSRITPHVHLYVTGKLNRDEVTQRFEEMAGKFYWPKKYPNGFADGGEILAEVVEDDLDVLIDLDSMTVPTNVEVLYQYPAGICVSWLGFDAPYISENHYFLCDEHTHPPGVEKNYLEQLVRLPSCSVAIGELQSIPVNREGIRNALGIGLNQMTYLCVAPGRKTNPEMVQAQVRILKQVPDSLLIRKGQGDPDIIHSTYREECAIQGVDFERIKFIGQTRSEEEHRAIYYVADVLLDSYPYNGGTHNLEALWANLPVVTRSGDQYLSRMGYAFLKSANLDMGAAWSWEEYTEWGVKFGRDAGLRNAVKQHLIKSKQPEHLAPLWNPKQLAQDMYEVFQKLLAK, encoded by the coding sequence ATGGTTGCAGAATTTTTGGTGGATTTAGAATCAGCTCAAACATATTTTGTCAAGGGAAATCGTCTGAAAGATGCAGGAAATCTCGATCGCGCGATCGAGAATTATCAAAAAGCTTTAGAGTTCAATCCCAAAGATGCGGAAATTAATCAAAAATTGGCGGAAGTTTATGTTGTGCAAGGAGAATTCGATCGCGCGATCGCCCAATGCAATCTCGCGATAAAATTTCAACCGAATTTTGCTGCCGCTTACTTGACAGCGGGTAATGCCCTGCACGCTCAAGACAAGCTGGAAATGGCAATTAAAGTTTATTCGCAAGCTTTACAAATTAACCCGCAATTTGCCGAAGCAAGCGCCAATCTCGGCAGTATGTATTACAAGCTAGGGCAATTGGCACAGGCGGTAAATTATTACCAAAAAGCTGTTGCTATTAATCCCCGTTTGTGCTCTGTTCATTTGATGCTAGCCAGCGTTTTGCAGCAGCAAGGAAAGTTAGACGCAGCAATTGCTTGCTGTCAAAAAGTGCTGCAACTGCAACCGGGAGATGCTAGCGCTGCTGAGCAATTATCGAGTTTAATCGCCCAACAACAGCAGCCAACTACCGATAGCAAATTTCTGGAATTAGAAACAGAATTTGACGAGGAAAAACCAGTATCTGTCAACAAAGATGAAGGCTATGGCTTGCAGCCTTCGAGCCTCAATTTGCCGCCAGTAGGCACCCCTGAGAATTTAAATACTGCGTTTACCAACCCCGCCGAAGTTTCCGAACAAGTTACCTCGCTGAATGTTCCTGATAGCACACAAGTTGCTAATTTTCAAGAAGTACAACAGTACAAAAAACTGGCAGAAAATTTTTTAGTTAAAGGTAAAATTCAAGAGGCGATCGCAGCGTGCCACCAAGCGCTAAAAATTCGACCTGATTTCATCCACGCTTACGTAACTTTAGGTAATGCTTTACAAGCGGGAGGCAAACTTGAAGCTGCAATTCGCTCTTATTCTCAAGCCTTAGAATTGCAGCCGAATTTTGCGGAAGTGCGCGCCAATATCGGCAGTATGTATTTCAAAATGGGGCGTTTGGCAGAGGCGATCGCCCATTACCAAGAAGCCATCGCCCTCAGTCCCGATTTAGCGGGCGCTCACTGGAATTTAGGCAAAGTATATCACAAACACGGCAATGTCGAAGCTGCGATCGCCTGTTTTCAAAGAACATCCGAACTCAACCCGCAACTTGTCGGCGCAGACTTCCACTTTAATCTAGGAAACCGACTGTTTGGTCAAGGCAAGCGCGACGAAGCCATTGACAGCTACTCCAAGGCGATCGCCATTAAACCAGATTGGGCAGAAGCTTATGCTAACATCGGCAGCGCGCGATCGCAACAAGGCAATCTCGACGCAGCCATCGCTGCTTACCAGCAAGCTGTAGCCTTAAAGCCAGAATTAGAAGTGCTGCACTTCAACTTAGGCAATTCTTTTTTACAGCAATGCAAGTACGAAGAAGCGATTGCTAATTACCAAAATACTCTCAAAATTAAGCCAGATTGGCCCGAAGTTCATGCTAACCTCGGCAGTTGTTTTTCCATGCAGGGGCGGCTGGAAGAAGCATTAGCCAGCTATCAGCAAGCTTTGGCATTAAAACCGGATTGGGCCGAGGTTTACTGCCGCATGGGACACATTCAGAAACAAGATAAGCCCTTGGAGGCGATCGCCTATTTTGAAAAGGCGATCGAATGCAACCCCAAATTCAGCGAAGCCCACCAACAACTGTGCGACTTGCTCAGCCACTCCACAAACCTAGCAGGAGCGCGCAACGTAGCCGACAAATACTGCGAATTCTGCGGCGACAATGCCCCAGTCATGTCAGCCACAGCCTACGTCTTTTCGTACCTGCAATCAGGCGTCAGCAAACAGGCAATTGAGAAACTAGAAGAAATCGAAAAACTCTGCTACGAAAAGGTTGAAACCTTTAGCGTTATCGAACTAAAACTGCTCTACGAAATCTTCCTGTTTGCAGTTTCCCACCTGCGAGACAACCGCGATAAAAATGCCAGTTTTTACCGACTAATTGCCAAAGAATACTACAAAAAAGCCGTCCCGCAGCGCTATAAGCCCAACAAAATCAAATCAGCAAATTCCCTCACCAAACAACAGCCTCTAAAAATCGGCTTCCTTTCCAAACACTTCCGCCGCCACTCAGTAGGCTGGTGCAGCGAAGCTTTAATTCGCGAATTAAGCCGCATTACTCCGCACGTTCACCTTTACGTGACAGGTAAACTCAACCGAGATGAAGTTACACAGCGGTTTGAAGAAATGGCAGGCAAGTTTTACTGGCCGAAAAAATATCCCAACGGATTTGCTGACGGCGGCGAAATCCTCGCCGAAGTAGTAGAAGACGACTTAGATGTTTTAATCGACTTAGACTCAATGACAGTCCCGACAAACGTCGAAGTGCTGTACCAATATCCGGCGGGAATTTGCGTTTCTTGGCTGGGCTTCGACGCGCCATACATCTCCGAGAATCATTACTTTCTGTGCGACGAACACACTCACCCGCCCGGTGTCGAAAAAAATTACTTAGAACAGTTAGTCAGATTGCCTAGTTGTTCGGTAGCAATTGGCGAACTGCAAAGCATTCCCGTGAATCGAGAAGGAATCAGAAATGCTCTCGGAATTGGCTTGAATCAAATGACTTATTTGTGCGTTGCTCCAGGAAGAAAAACTAATCCAGAAATGGTACAAGCTCAAGTTAGAATACTAAAGCAGGTACCAGATAGTTTGTTGATTCGTAAAGGTCAAGGCGATCCAGATATAATTCACAGCACATACCGTGAAGAATGCGCCATTCAGGGAGTAGACTTTGAGCGAATCAAGTTTATCGGACAAACCAGAAGCGAAGAAGAACACCGGGCGATTTATTACGTAGCTGACGTGCTTTTAGATTCCTATCCTTACAACGGCGGGACTCACAATTTAGAGGCTTTGTGGGCGAATTTGCCAGTGGTAACGAGATCCGGCGACCAATATCTTTCGCGGATGGGTTACGCTTTTCTCAAAAGTGCAAATTTGGACATGGGTGCGGCTTGGAGTTGGGAGGAATACACAGAGTGGGGAGTTAAATTTGGGCGCGATGCTGGTTTGAGAAATGCGGTGAAACAGCATTTGATTAAGTCGAAGCAGCCCGAACATCTCGCGCCTTTGTGGAATCCTAAACAGTTAGCCCAGGATATGTATGAGGTGTTTCAAAAACTATTAGCTAAATAG